The Desulfonatronum lacustre DSM 10312 region GCGGCAGCGTCTGCACCTCGGCCAACGCGGCGATCATGCTCGAATGGGCCTTGGAACAGGGTGACAGCGTTCTCTTCTTGCCGGACAAGAACCTGGGCATGAACACGGCGGATTTGCTGGGCATTTCCAAGCAGGACCAAGCCGTGCTGAACGTGCGCGAAGAGAGCGGTTGGAACGAGGATATTTTGGCCCGGAGGCTGCTGTTCTGGCCCGGGGTCTGCGCCATCCACTTCCGGCTCAAGCCCGAGGACGTGCGCCTAGTGTTGGAGGACGATCCCCGGCCCCTGATTTTCGTGCATCCGGAATGCGATCCGGCGGTGGTGGCCCTGGCGGACGTTTCGGCGTCCACTTCGGGCATTATCCGGGCCGTGCGCGAGGCCCCGGTCGGCGCGACCATCTACATCGGCACCGAGGACAACCTTGTTTTGCGCTTGGCCAGGCTGCATCCGGACAAGCATATCTCTCCGCTGGGGGCCGGGTATTGCAGCGCGATGCTCAAGATCACCGAGCCGAAGCTGCTGGACGCCCTGGAAAATTTGGACCGGCATGAACCAGTCCGGGTGGACCCGGAGGTGGCCCCTGACGCCCGCAAGGCCCTGGAAACCATGCTGGCCGTGATGGAGGGCGCGAAATGACCGACACCATCGAAACCACGGCCCTGGTCATCGGTTCCGGCATCGCGGGCTGCGTCGCGGCTCTGACCATGGCCGAGGCCGGTCTGGAGGTCACCCTGGTTTGCGCCGGGGATCAGCTTGACGAGGGGAACACGGCTCTGGCCCAGGGAGGGATCGTCTATCGCGGCCTGGACGATTCCGCCAAACTGATGGCCTCGGACATCTTTACCGCGGGATGGGAAATGAATTCACCCTCCGCGGTGCGTTTTTTGTGCCGCAAAGGGCCGGAGATCCTGCACAAGGTGTTCCTGGAAAAGCTGGCCGTGCCCTTTGCCCGGGAAGAACTCGGCGATTACCATCTGACCATGGAAGGCGGGCACAGTCGGGCCCGGGTGCTGTACAGCGCGGACTATACCGGACGGGTGATCATGGACAGCCTGATCGTGGCCGTGCGCAAGAGTCCGAATATCCGGGTGATGACCGGGATGACCGCGGTTGATCTCCTGACCACCCACCACCACAGCGGTGCGCTGGAAATCCGCTATCAGATCACCAATCAGTGCGCGGGGGCGTACATTCTGGAGAACTCCACCGGGATGATCCGCCGCTTTCTGGCCGACTACACGGTGCTGGCCACGGGCGGCATCGGACAGGTCTACCTGAACACCACCAATACCCCGGGCTCCCTGGGGTCGGGCTTCGCCATGGCCCACCGGGCCGGGGCTCGGCTGATGAACCAGGAGTACATCCAGTTCCACCCCACGTCCTTGTTCCATCGCGGCCCGCGCAAGTTCCTGATCTCCGAGGCGGTACGCGGCGAGGGAGCGCGGTTGATCAACGTGCATGGCCGCGCCTTCATGGGCGACTACGACCCCAGGGCGGATCTGGCTCCCCGGGACATCGTGACCCGGGCCATTGTCGATGAAATGCTCAAGACCGGGGATGACTTCGTCTACCTGGACGCGGCCAAATATATCCATAAAGACCTTGCGGCCCGCTTTCCCACCATCCACCAGCGCTGCCGGGAATTGGGCGTGGACATGACCAGGGAGCCGATCCCCGTGGTTCCGGCGGCCCACTATTTCTGCGGCGGCATTCTGGTGGACCAGCGCGGCCGGACGACCATCGAACGCCTCTACGCCGGGGGCGAATGCGCCTGCACCGGGGTCCACGGGGCCAACCGGCTGGCCAGCACCTCCCTGCTGGAAGGGCTGGTCTGGGGTTGGGCCATCGGACGGGACGTGGCC contains the following coding sequences:
- the nadA gene encoding quinolinate synthase NadA, which translates into the protein MTTDISQRTQRITALRRELGSSLAILGHHYQSDDVIQHVDFQGDSLELARRIPGLDARYIVFCGVSFMAETAALLAKPEQTVLIPDPKAHCCMAGTAPDRRVAAVLERITAAGRKVVPLAYVNSSVGVKALCGRYGGSVCTSANAAIMLEWALEQGDSVLFLPDKNLGMNTADLLGISKQDQAVLNVREESGWNEDILARRLLFWPGVCAIHFRLKPEDVRLVLEDDPRPLIFVHPECDPAVVALADVSASTSGIIRAVREAPVGATIYIGTEDNLVLRLARLHPDKHISPLGAGYCSAMLKITEPKLLDALENLDRHEPVRVDPEVAPDARKALETMLAVMEGAK
- the nadB gene encoding L-aspartate oxidase translates to MTDTIETTALVIGSGIAGCVAALTMAEAGLEVTLVCAGDQLDEGNTALAQGGIVYRGLDDSAKLMASDIFTAGWEMNSPSAVRFLCRKGPEILHKVFLEKLAVPFAREELGDYHLTMEGGHSRARVLYSADYTGRVIMDSLIVAVRKSPNIRVMTGMTAVDLLTTHHHSGALEIRYQITNQCAGAYILENSTGMIRRFLADYTVLATGGIGQVYLNTTNTPGSLGSGFAMAHRAGARLMNQEYIQFHPTSLFHRGPRKFLISEAVRGEGARLINVHGRAFMGDYDPRADLAPRDIVTRAIVDEMLKTGDDFVYLDAAKYIHKDLAARFPTIHQRCRELGVDMTREPIPVVPAAHYFCGGILVDQRGRTTIERLYAGGECACTGVHGANRLASTSLLEGLVWGWAIGRDVASRMKRGTMLSAKLKASIAPWKVLGQRQNEDPVLVAQDWAAIKHTMWNYVGIKRTTPRLKRAFDDLRDLNKRLHSFYKETKLSKPLVDLFHGCQTAYIITTAAMRNTESKGCHFRVDE